The Chryseobacterium sp. 52 genome includes a region encoding these proteins:
- a CDS encoding DUF3347 domain-containing protein, with protein sequence MKKYIITAALSLFSVISLSAQSKKDAQVSKLYQNYIAIKSALASDDADKTSKAAADFIKTASTVDYKLVSEGNLNILRKDATVISDARNIASQRETFSNLSENMIALTKEFKLSEKPVYVQYCPMADSSWLSNEKQIANPYYGKSMLSCGSVKSELK encoded by the coding sequence ATGAAAAAGTATATCATTACAGCAGCCCTGTCTTTATTTTCAGTTATTTCACTTTCTGCACAGTCTAAAAAAGACGCTCAGGTTTCAAAACTGTACCAGAACTATATTGCGATTAAATCGGCTTTGGCTTCAGATGATGCGGATAAAACATCAAAAGCAGCGGCAGACTTTATCAAAACAGCTTCAACAGTGGATTACAAATTAGTTTCAGAAGGTAATCTTAATATTTTAAGAAAAGATGCTACCGTGATCTCTGATGCCAGAAATATTGCATCTCAAAGAGAAACGTTCTCCAATCTTTCTGAGAATATGATTGCATTAACAAAAGAGTTTAAGCTTTCTGAAAAACCGGTTTATGTACAGTACTGTCCAATGGCGGATTCAAGCTGGCTGAGTAACGAAAAACAAATTGCTAATCCTTACTACGGAAAATCGATGCTTTCTTGCGGAAGTGTAAAATCAGAATTAAAATAA
- a CDS encoding HYC_CC_PP family protein: MKKILAILFSVFYFGFSSGAAFSVHFCMDEFVSVSQKTTDICGKCGVKEKKGCCKTEVKVVKVDDSQKSDLVKIDFLNQIAPTFTQHQFFFTDQSFSASKFTQIKINGPPEYRPVPIYINHCNFRI; the protein is encoded by the coding sequence ATGAAAAAGATTCTAGCCATACTATTCTCTGTCTTTTACTTTGGATTTTCTTCCGGAGCAGCATTCAGCGTACATTTTTGTATGGATGAATTCGTTTCCGTAAGTCAGAAGACCACAGATATTTGTGGTAAATGCGGGGTCAAAGAAAAAAAAGGATGTTGTAAGACGGAGGTTAAAGTGGTAAAAGTAGATGATTCTCAGAAATCAGATCTGGTAAAGATCGACTTTTTAAACCAAATTGCTCCAACCTTTACTCAGCACCAGTTTTTCTTTACTGACCAATCTTTTTCAGCTTCAAAATTTACCCAGATAAAAATCAATGGACCGCCCGAATACAGGCCGGTGCCTATCTATATCAATCATTGTAATTTTAGAATTTAA